GGCGGGCGGCTGCTGGTCGTCGACCACGGTTCGACCGCGCCGTGGTCCTGGAACCAGGATCCCGACGCCCACTACCCGAGCGCGCGGGAGGTCGCCGCGGGCATCGGCCTGGACCTGACCGAGTGGGTGATCGACCGGGCCGACGCACCGCGCCGCATCGCGACCGGGCCGGGCGGGCGCACCGCCGAGGTCGTCGATCACGTCCTGCTCATCCGCCGCACCACCTGACCGGACTCACCCGGGCAGTTGTCGATTGCGTACGAAATCGACGTTCACTCGGGTGACGGTCAATTTCGTACGAAATTGCGCACGCCTCGGGGGCTCCGATCTGGTTTCCGACGAACAAGGAGCACTGCATTGCCCAGCACCACGCGCCGCGACACCCCGCCGCCCCGGACCGGCAGCGGTGAAGCCGAAGTCCTGCGCGGATTCCTCGACTACGTCCGGGATTCCATCGCCGCGAAGGTCGACGGCGTGCCCGAACCGCAGGTGCGCACCCCCGGGGTGCCGTCGGGCACGAACCTGCTCGGCCTGCTCAACCACCTGACCGCCGTCGAGCGCTCGATGTTCCTCGGCGACCGCGTCGCCGACTGGCAGGCGACCTTCCGGGCCGCAGCCGGGGAGAGCGCGGCCGACGTCCTCACCCGCTACCGGGAAGCGGTCCGGCTGGCGAACGAGGTTCTCGACGGGTGCACCGATCTCGGCGCGCCCGTTCCGCGCCCGAGATCCGGCCGCCCGGCTCCCAGCATCCGCTGGGCGCTGACCCACATGATCGAGGAGACCGGCCGCCACGCGGGCCACGCGGACATCCTCCGCGAACTCATCGACGGCGCCACCGGGCGCTGATACTCAGAGCACGGCCAGCTGCGGCGCGACCTCCGCGGCGAACAGGTCGAGCGATTCGGCGACCAGCGCGTGGGGCATGCCGCCGATCTGCGGTCCGAAGATCATCAGGTCGTGGCCGTAGCGCTCGCGGTAGGTGCCGACCTTGTCCACGATCTCCTGCGGGCTCCCGGCGAACAGCCCGCCCTCGGCGATGTTGCGCTCCAGCGTCGCACCCGCCGGCTCGTCCCCGACGCCGCCGCGATCGCGGGTCGGATCGCGATCGGTCCACTGCGCCTCGTAGTAGGGCCGCAGCACGTCGCGGGCCTGCTGCGAGGTCTTGGCCACGAACAGCATGCCGCCCGATCCGACCCTGGCCAGCGCCGGATCGTGCCCGTGCAGCTCCCACTGCTGGCGGTAGTGGTCGACCAGCCTGCCGTAGTTCTCCATCGGCTGGATCGCGTTGGCGACGAAGATCGGGTCGCCGTTGCGCGCCGCGAGTTCCGGCGAGGCCAGACTGGTCGCCACTCCGTGCCACACCGGCGGTGGTGCCTGCAGCGGCCGAGGCAGGCTGGTGACGCCGTCCAGGGAGCGGAACCTGCCGCGGAAGGTGACGTCCTCCTCCCGCCACAACCGGCGCAGGATCTCGTAGTGCTCGGCCTGCAACTCCCACTGCTGAGCGCGGTCGTAGCCGAACATGGTGTAGGGATCGGCGGAATTGCCCTTGCCGACGATCAGGTCCAGCCTGCCGTGCGAAAGGTGGTCCAGCGTGGCGTAGTCCTCGGCGACCCGCAGCGGATCGAGCGTGCTCAGCAGGGTGACGGTGGTGATCAGCCGGATGCGGCTGGTGCGGGCCGCGATGGCCGCCAGCACCACCGGCGGCGCGGTCGCCACGGTCCGGCCCGCGTGGTGCTCGCCGAAGCCGAAGTAGTCCAGGCCCGCTTCCTCGGCCAGCTCCGCCAGCCGCACGACGTCGTCGAAGTGCTGCGTGGCCGACGCCGTCGCGCCGGTGACCGGATCCGGCTGCGTGCTGCCCAGGCTCAGGATGCCCAACTGCACGACCGCACACCTCCTCCGCGACCCGCGGGCCGCGCTCACGTACCAGGAAAGTCCACTGAGGAATGAATCGGCGATGTGGTGCGTTCAGCGGTGACACGCCTGACTGTTCACGCGACGCAGGTCGACGTACCGGCGCCGGACGAGCGCGACCTTCACGCCGCTGATGCTCGAACTCTCGCCACCAGGTGTCAACGCCTCCCAGAACGTGGACGCCGACGACGTCGCTCGCGGACTGATCCCCGCCTGACCCGCGCCGGAAAATCGGTTAACTCCGCAGAGCCGACTCTCTAAAGTACCGCGGACAGGTTTTCCGCTGCGCTGGAACGGAAGGAGGCCGGGTGTGAACGTCGGCGCGGGAAAGCGGGAATGGACCGGTTTGGCGGTCCTCGCGCTGCCGACCGTGCTGCTGTCGCTGGACGTGAGCGTGCTGCACCTGGCGGTCCCGCAGCTGGCCGCCGACCTGATGCCCAGCAGCAGCGAGCTGCTGTGGATCGTCGACGGCTACGGGTTCCTGATCGCCGGATTCCTGATCACCATGGGCACTTTGGGTGACCGGATCGGGCGGCGCAAGCTGTTGATGATCGGATCGGCGGCGTTCGGCGCGGCGTCGATCGCCGCCGCATTCGCACCCACGCCGACCGCGCTGATCGCGGCCCGCTCGGTCCTCGGCGTAGCGGGCGCCACGCTGATGCCATCGACGCTGGCGCTGATCAGCAACCTGTTCCAGGACGCGCGGCAACGCCGCACCGCGATCGCGGTGTGGATGAGCGCGTTCATGGGCGGCATGGTGATCGGGCCGGTGGTGGGCGGGCTGCTGCTGGAGCACTTCTGGTGGGGCTCGGTGTTCCTGCTGGGTGTGCCGGTCATGGTGCTCCTGCTGCTGACCGCCCCCGCGCTGCTGCCCGAACACCGCGATGAGCACGCCGGGCGGCTGGATCTCGTCAGCGTCGCGTTGTCGCTCGGCACGATCTTGCCGATCGTCTTCTCTCTCAAGGAGACCGCGAAGCACGGCCCGCAACCGGCCGGTTTGACGGCGCTCGCGGCCGGACTCGTGCTGGGTGCGGTGTTCGTGCGCCGCCAGCGCCATCTCGCCGACCCGATGCTGGACCTGCGGCTGCTGCGGAACCGGGCCGTCGGTGTCGCGCTGGGCGTCATGCTGATCGGCGCAGTCATCCTCGGCGGGATCACCCTGCTGGTCAGCCAGTACCTGCAGCTCGTCGCAGCGCTGAGCGCGTTCGAAGCCGGGGTGCTGCTCGCGCCGCAGGCCGTCGCCGTGGTGGTCGGTTCCCTGCTGGCGCCGTGGCTGGCCGCCCGGTTCCAGCCGGGATTCGTGCTCGGCTCCGGCATGTTGGTCGCCGCAGCGGGCCTGCTGCTGTTCAGCCAGGTGCGAGGCGATGGACTGGTGCTCGTCGTGGTCGGGATCTCGCTGGCCGCCTTCGGGATGGGGCCGCAGGGCGTGTTCTGCACCGAAATGGTGATCGGGTCGGTACCACCCCGGCGAGCCGGTGCTGCTTCGGCGATGACCGAGACCATCGGCGAATTCGGCATCGCGATGGGCATCGCGGTGTTCGGCAGCATCGCAACGGCTGTCTACCGCGACGAAGTAGCGCTGCCCCCACTGCCCACTGCCCGCTGCCGCAGCAGCCCGGGCCGACGACGGCCTCGCCGGAGCGGCAGCCGTGGCGGACGGGCTCGCCGACCCGCTGAGCGTGCTCGTCCCCGCGCGGGATGCCTTCACCAGCGGGCTGCACGTGGTCGCCATCAGCAGCGCTGTGGTCGTCGTCGCGACCGCCGTCATCGCCATGGTCGCGTTGCGTGACCGCTCCCACCGCACCAGACGGCTGAAACCGGCCGCGAGCCGTCCCGTCGACCACTCGCCATGATCAGCGCCCGGTGCCGACCCGGTGGTCGGGGGCCAGATCTCCCGCGCGGGTGAGCAGGGTTTCCGGCAGCTGCGCGGGTTCCAGGCCGTAGCGGTCGTCGTAGGCGGTGATCACTTCGGATTCCAGGTCCGCCAGCTCCAGGCCCGGGGATTCGTCCACCACCGACCCGACGGAGTCGTCGTCGAAGGGCAGGTCCAGCAGCCGGTAGACCTCGGTGAGCAGCGGGCGCAGCACCTCGGTGTCGTCGAAGATCACCACGGCGCTGAACAGCCACGCACCGCGCACCAGTCGCTGAGCGGTGCCGACCAGCTTCACCCTCCCCCGCGCGTTCACGCTGTGCGCGCCGGGGCAGTACTCGCCCGGCACCGCGCCGATCTGCGCTTCGACGCCGTGCTTGCGCAGGACGTCGGCCCACAGCTCGGCGTAGCCGGTGAACCGGTCCTCCATCCCGGACAGGTAACCGGGATCGGGCCCGACGTGGTCGACCACCAGCGAGCGCTCGGTGTAGGCCACCGCCCGGCCGCCGGGCGCGCGCACGACCGGGGTGAACCCGGCCTCGCGCACGGCCCGGACGGCATCCGGGAAACCGGGCAGCAGGGTGTCCCGGCGCCCGAACGCCACAACGCGCCCGCTCGGCCGGTAGATCCGCACACCGGCACCGGTCTCGCCATGGCTGACCCGGCGCAGCATCGCGTGCGCGACCGCGACCTCCAAGGCCTGGTCCGAATCCACCCCGAGCGCACCGCGATAAAGCTCCACGGGCCGATCCTAATCGGCGGCGGGCACCGCTCCGCACGCCCCGAACCGGACCGCCGACCCCCCGTGTTGACCACGGAACCGACTCACCCTTATCGTTCCGTTTACAGAACGGAACGATAAGGAAGCAGATGACGACCAGCTCCCTCCCCGCCCGCAGCCAGCAGGTCGCCCGCGCGCTGGCGGCGGCCGGAGTCCGGGGCGAAGTCCGCGAACTGGCGGACTCGACCCGCACCGCGGCCGAAGCGGCCGCCGCGCTCGGCTGCGACATCGGTGCGATCGCCAACAGCCTGATCTTCATCTCCGACAACGAACCGGTCCTCGTCCTCACCAGCGGCCGCCACCGCGTGGACACCAAGGCCCTCGCCGAGCGCTGGAGCCGCGGCAAACTCCACCGCGCCACACCGGACCAAGTTCGCGAAGCCACCGGCCAGGTCATCGGCGGAGTGGCACCACTCGGCCACCCGACCCCGCTGCCGACCGTGGTGGACGCGGCGCTGTCCGACTACCCGCAGATCTGGGCAGCGGCAGGCACGCCCCGAACGGTCTTCCCCACCACGGCAGCAGAACTCCGCCGGATAACCAACGCCACCGAACTTCCTGTCACCACCTGACGAGAGGCACTCGTTCGCCGCGCCCGACCTGGCTATCGGCACCCCAGCGTCCGGCGCGCCAGGCAGTCGTCTCCGCAGGTTGGACGCGCCTCCTCACGAAACCGGCAACGATCCCGGGCCCGGATTCCAGTCGTAATCACCGCCCGCAGGAAGCTAGCCAACCGAAGCGCCGAAGTGCTCGGCTGAACTGCTCAGCCTCCTCCGCGAGCCTTCCAAGCCTTCCCGGATCGACCTCTCCATGTGGAAGTCGGTCGGCTTCACCCATCAGCTCCCGCTGCAAGATCTGCATC
This portion of the Saccharopolyspora antimicrobica genome encodes:
- a CDS encoding lipoate--protein ligase family protein, with protein sequence MELYRGALGVDSDQALEVAVAHAMLRRVSHGETGAGVRIYRPSGRVVAFGRRDTLLPGFPDAVRAVREAGFTPVVRAPGGRAVAYTERSLVVDHVGPDPGYLSGMEDRFTGYAELWADVLRKHGVEAQIGAVPGEYCPGAHSVNARGRVKLVGTAQRLVRGAWLFSAVVIFDDTEVLRPLLTEVYRLLDLPFDDDSVGSVVDESPGLELADLESEVITAYDDRYGLEPAQLPETLLTRAGDLAPDHRVGTGR
- a CDS encoding LLM class flavin-dependent oxidoreductase, whose product is MQLGILSLGSTQPDPVTGATASATQHFDDVVRLAELAEEAGLDYFGFGEHHAGRTVATAPPVVLAAIAARTSRIRLITTVTLLSTLDPLRVAEDYATLDHLSHGRLDLIVGKGNSADPYTMFGYDRAQQWELQAEHYEILRRLWREEDVTFRGRFRSLDGVTSLPRPLQAPPPVWHGVATSLASPELAARNGDPIFVANAIQPMENYGRLVDHYRQQWELHGHDPALARVGSGGMLFVAKTSQQARDVLRPYYEAQWTDRDPTRDRGGVGDEPAGATLERNIAEGGLFAGSPQEIVDKVGTYRERYGHDLMIFGPQIGGMPHALVAESLDLFAAEVAPQLAVL
- a CDS encoding MFS transporter; this encodes MNVGAGKREWTGLAVLALPTVLLSLDVSVLHLAVPQLAADLMPSSSELLWIVDGYGFLIAGFLITMGTLGDRIGRRKLLMIGSAAFGAASIAAAFAPTPTALIAARSVLGVAGATLMPSTLALISNLFQDARQRRTAIAVWMSAFMGGMVIGPVVGGLLLEHFWWGSVFLLGVPVMVLLLLTAPALLPEHRDEHAGRLDLVSVALSLGTILPIVFSLKETAKHGPQPAGLTALAAGLVLGAVFVRRQRHLADPMLDLRLLRNRAVGVALGVMLIGAVILGGITLLVSQYLQLVAALSAFEAGVLLAPQAVAVVVGSLLAPWLAARFQPGFVLGSGMLVAAAGLLLFSQVRGDGLVLVVVGISLAAFGMGPQGVFCTEMVIGSVPPRRAGAASAMTETIGEFGIAMGIAVFGSIATAVYRDEVALPPLPTARCRSSPGRRRPRRSGSRGGRARRPAERARPRAGCLHQRAARGRHQQRCGRRRDRRHRHGRVA
- a CDS encoding DinB family protein, whose translation is MPSTTRRDTPPPRTGSGEAEVLRGFLDYVRDSIAAKVDGVPEPQVRTPGVPSGTNLLGLLNHLTAVERSMFLGDRVADWQATFRAAAGESAADVLTRYREAVRLANEVLDGCTDLGAPVPRPRSGRPAPSIRWALTHMIEETGRHAGHADILRELIDGATGR
- a CDS encoding YbaK/EbsC family protein; translated protein: MTTSSLPARSQQVARALAAAGVRGEVRELADSTRTAAEAAAALGCDIGAIANSLIFISDNEPVLVLTSGRHRVDTKALAERWSRGKLHRATPDQVREATGQVIGGVAPLGHPTPLPTVVDAALSDYPQIWAAAGTPRTVFPTTAAELRRITNATELPVTT